Within Aliivibrio fischeri, the genomic segment ACCCTGCAACAAGTACAACTGGTGTTTGGGAAAAAGTATAATCAAATATAATAAACATGGGCCGTTTCGCGGCCCATTTTCCATTCTTATTTAAAATAAATTCATAAAAACAGAATCATTAGCTGCAAAATTAAGTTTAATATTACCCACATGTTGAGTTGGAATCATTGTCTGACTATCTCCAATTATTCTTCCTGCAATATAGCAACTTTGATAGCTAGACATTAACTCACTTATCTTTTCTCCAAATTGAGTTTCAACATCAATAGTAAATGATGATTCTGGTTGTGAAATACTATAATTAGGAACCGATGCATCAAAACTAATATTTCTTTCACCATCAGGATAGGTACAGTTTAAAAAGGCCATTTCAAATGAATATTTATGATCAGGAACAGCATCCCATTGTGCAGTAACTAAGCTAGTATTATTAAATACTTCGTACGTGAAATTTTTTGTCGGTTCAGGAAGTCTATCAACCGAACTATATCCGACGAGTTCATTATTACGATACCAATAAAACTCGTAATTTGAACCTGATGTATCCAAATTAGAAAACGTTATTGATGTCGAATCATCCCTTTTATGTAACACACCATCCTGAAGGATCTCCAATCGTTCAATATCAGATACCGTCATTTCGTATGGATAAACTGGTGGTTTATATTGACTATAAAAATCACCTCTAAAATACAGACCGTCATCATGTTCAACATACATAGTATAGGTCAATTCGAGCTCAGAAACAGAATACGTACATGTTAAGCTCTGACCATTAGAACAAAATCCATAAGGAGGATCTGTCTCATCACTTCCACCACCATCACTACCGCCACAAGCAGCAAGTAGTCCAAAACATGGGATCATTAATAAACTCTTTTTCATAATAATCTGTCCTTGATAAATACCTAGAACAATTTTACAAACAAGAATTACACAATTCATTTACATAAATTATACCGAATGATAAGTGTCGCAATTTTGTATTTTAATGAAAACAATCTGCGAGCTACTTCATTATTATTAATTGAACAGTAAAATACATAATTGACTTCATTCAAAACATCATACCTAAAAACAAAGAAAAGCCCTTTAACTCTATAGAATTAAAGGGCTTTATTTACTATGCCGTAGCTAGTGTTAACTGCTTATCTTGATTTTCTACATACCAGAAAGCCAATAATGATACCGCCCAGAATTGAAATAAATATTGGACGTCAGAGGCTCCTGCTAATGTTTGTGTAACAGCCATTGATGCCGTTACAAACAAAGAGGATAACAAGCCTGCTTTCAATAATGTTTTAGGCTTATCCGATAAGATTTCTAATTTCAAGAACGAGGTAATTAATAACACAACAGGTAAAATTTGAAGCACGATTAATACAGGAAATAAATAATCATACATAGGTACAAATATCGCGTCTGTTAATGGTTTTTTCGACCACGTACCTGCTATATATTCTTTCCACCCATCCCAACTATCACCTTGTCGAGTTCCAAATAAAATCCCATAAAACTTATCAACAACTCCGTTTGAAAACCAAAATGGTGCAAACAACATATAAAATGGAAGATATTTAATAATTTCAATCGCTTTTTCTAATTTTTTCATTGTCATTTCCTAAGTATAAAATAAAAATATTTAATTAAATTTATACCAATTCCATTCTCGCACTCATCACACTAAACACAGCTATTAAGCGGTGTAATTTGTAACAGTTAACGAGCAATCACTGAAATTAGTATTACTTAGGTTTTTATTCTAGAAAAACGCAGAATCTAAGATGCCGACGCCGAACCTTCTGAACTTGTCGTTCTATGGGTTCAATAAAGATTGGAGGTGAATGGAGTAAAGGGATAACAACGAGAGCAATCGCTATGAATAACCAAGCACCTAAAAGTAAATCGTGCATGCTATTTTCAAAGGATAATAAGTGCTCAACCAATTCGCATTTAGGCGCTATCGGCTGAGAATCACTTCCTGTCACCGCCTCTAATTGGTGTACTTTTATTTGCGCCTCAATCAAGTGTTCTTTACAACTTGAAGTTACACCAATCAATTGACTAAAACAGATAAACACACTTAAAAGAACTAAGCATAATAATAGCTTAGCTCTAAATTGTTTATTTCTATTTGAAATAAGTGTGCTCATAAATATCTTAGTAATAAGTTGAATATCAATTACACCAACCCTAACAAAGAATCTCTTTGATATAAATCAGTTTTTTACTTATCAATAAACCATCCCTTGATTAATATTGATCTAATACTCGTGTTTGAGCTAACTTAAGATAAGAGTGCAATTCATTATTCTTGTACTCTATTGCTGAATGAATATTTACAGATGAATTCGCCACAACCACGAAGTCATATTGATTTTCGTTCTTAAAAATTGATATGTGTAGCAAACCATCAATGAGTTCCCAATGCCCTACCGTTTTTAATCGCTCAAACAAAGTAAACTCAATTAAGCTCCCATTTTGACTAAATATAAGCTCCGTAATATAGCCAGCCGTACACGTTTTTATCCAGTGTGATTCAAAGATTTCTTCAAGTGAAAAATCTCTTTTTTGCTGACACCATGTAACGAGTTTTTTTCTTGAATATCACAATGAGAAAGTTCATTACGTTCAACAATTGGCGTTCCTTTTACTTCACGTAAAAATAACTGCTGCAATACGGCTTCTTTATTTGGCATACATTCACTCCTGAAATAGTCGTTTATCCATAATAAAAAAGGCTTACCACAGTTTCTGCGATAAGCCTCTCATTCAATCAAAACGTTTTATTGGGTCGTTATCAATAACTACACCGTAACGCTTTTTGTGCAATCTACCGATGATTTACTTTCAAGCTCTGCACTCTTCATACGTAGAACCGCAATCGGTCCGGTAATAAAAGTAACACCAACCAAGAAAGAAACCGGTACAGCTGTAATTACGATAAAGGATTGAAGTGCATTTAATCCACCATCACCTGCAATCAATAAAACGCCGGCAACCACACCCATCATAACCGCCCAAAATAGACGCTGATATCTTGACGGTGTATCAGTGCCCTCTACTGCCATTGCAATAGAATAAGCCATTGAATCACCTGTTGTTGCTACAAACGTCGTTGTAAGTACAAGGAATGCAGGTATCAATAAGAAACTAAAAGGTAATTGAGCTAATGATGCTAATAACACCGCAGGTAAGCCCGCTTCTTGCAATGGTTGAGAAATGCTACCCGGAGTTTGTAACTCAAGGAAAATCCCTGTTCCACCCAATGATGAAAACCAAAAGTTGGTCGCAATTGGAGCAATAATTGCTACCGTAATAATCAACTCACGAATGCTTCGGCCTTGAGAGATACGTGCAATGAAAATAGCCATCATTGGAGCAAAACCAATAAACCATCCCCAGAAGAACCACGTCCACCACGAATTCCAAGAAGGGTCTGCAGTACTCAAACTCATTTCAGGTAAATGCTGAATATAAGTACCAAAAGCCATACCAAACTCTTTAAAGATAAAACCGGTAGGACCAAGAACTAAGATCGCAACTAATAATGCAACAGCACCAATAACATTCATACGACTCAACCATTGTAAGCCCTTGTCCATGCCAGAGAAGGCCGAAACAGAATAAATGCTAACAATCACGGTCAAAATGATGATTTGGCTCATCAGCGAGCTTTCAAGCCCTGTCAGGACTGTCAGACTGTAACTTAACTGTGTTGCTAAAAATCCAATAGGTCCAATGGTTCCTGCTGCTACAGCAATAATAGAACAAGCATCAATGACCGAACCAATCCAATGGTTCTCCAATTTGTCACCCAAAATAGGATACAACAATGCACGAGGACGAAGTTTTACACCGCAGTTATAGTGGGCATACATAAGAACAATCGTACTTAATGTGCCAAGCACAGCCCATGCTAAAAATCCCCAATGTAAAAAGCTTTGGCTTAAAGCTGGAGCAACTGCTGCCAACGTGCCACCTTTAACATCAGAAAAGCTTGGTGATGGTGTAATGAAATGGAAAATAGGTTCAGCTGCTGACCAAAACACGCCTCCGCCTGCAAGCAGAGTACACATGATCATTGCCACCCAACGAAAGGTACCTATCGTGGGTTTGATTCACTGCCCATCTTAATTTTGCCATAACGGCTCATCGCAATGATAAGAGCTAAAACAAAAGTGATGATCATTAGCCACTGCCACCAATAGCCGAACATGGTCGAAACCGACATGAACAAAGATTGAATAGTTGCAGTAAATGCTGAGAGATCAACAAAGGCAGCTAAAAGAAATAGAAGGATAAATCCTATTGTGAGGGTTGGAACAAGTTTGTCGCTAGTTTGCTTACTATTTGTAGACATAAATATCTCACTTGATGCGTGAGGGACGGAACTCTAGCAGCTTAAAAAACGTAAAACCAGTGAAATATTTTTCAACTTTCCGATTTTCTAGTGAAAAAAATATGAATATAATCACAAAAAACGAACATTACGCCTAAAAATCAGATAGTTATAAAATCAACCATAAAATAATACAAACAACCAAAAAATTTACACTTTTATCAAAATAATCCATTCTGGGTAGGCTGTTTTTTAATCGTTAATTATATTCTTCATGGTTCATTTATCTCCTGTAAAATTCATTTTATATTCATATTCGCTGCTTTATACTTAATCTCATAGCGAACTATTGGGATAAATCATGCTTAAAAAATCTGTCATATACCTCGCCGCTCTTCTCTCTATATTCTCTCAGAATGTATTGGCCGATAATCATCAAAATGGGCATCAATTAGTCCAAGATATTCAAACGGCAGATACACGAATAGAGATAGACGAAGATCAAGATGAAGTATATGAAGCGGTTAAATTAGGGCTAATTAAACCATTTTCTGAATTGTATACCACTGTTGCTCAAGACTTTAACGGCCGAATCATCAAGGTAGAACTTGAAGAAGACGATGATGAATGGACCTATGAATTAAAAATCGTACACAATAACAATGTATTAAAAGTTGAATACAATGCGGCTAACCTTGCTATCACAGAAATTAAAGGTCGTGATATTCGAGCAGCACTTAAATAAATCAATCCACAATTATATAAATAGAGATAACAATAATAATGAAAATTTTAGTTGTAGAAGATGACTTACGTTTAGGCGAACAAATTGTAGAAACCCTAGAGTCTGCCGATTGGGTTCCTGAGTTATCACAAGATGGTGTTGATGCATTATATAGAGCAACAACTGAGGAATGGGATGCTATTGTTCTTGATTTAGGTTTACCAAAATTAAATGGTCTAACAGTACTGAAAAGCATTCGTGATGAAAACATTAACACGCCCGTTATTATTTTAAGTGCTCGTGATACGTTATCACAACGTGTTGAGGGCTTAAATGCAGGCGCAGATGACTATTTAACTAAACCGTTTGAAATGGTGGAATTGATTGCTCGCATTCGTGCTCAATTACGTCGAGCCTCTGGCAATGCCTCCCCTATTTTAAAAATTGGTGATTTAAGCTTAGATACCCGCAGTTCCAAAGTTCTGTGGCAAGACCAAGCTGTAAACCTGACAGCATTGGAATACAAGGTCGTTGCTTATTTCATGCACAATCCAGATAAGGTGATCTCTAGAACGACACTTGTTGAACATATCTATAAGCAAGATTTTGATCGTGATTCAAATACCGTTGAAGTAT encodes:
- a CDS encoding copper resistance protein; protein product: MSTLISNRNKQFRAKLLLCLVLLSVFICFSQLIGVTSSCKEHLIEAQIKVHQLEAVTGSDSQPIAPKCELVEHLLSFENSMHDLLLGAWLFIAIALVVIPLLHSPPIFIEPIERQVQKVRRRHLRFCVFLE
- a CDS encoding PepSY domain-containing protein; translated protein: MLKKSVIYLAALLSIFSQNVLADNHQNGHQLVQDIQTADTRIEIDEDQDEVYEAVKLGLIKPFSELYTTVAQDFNGRIIKVELEEDDDEWTYELKIVHNNNVLKVEYNAANLAITEIKGRDIRAALK
- a CDS encoding response regulator transcription factor, translated to MKILVVEDDLRLGEQIVETLESADWVPELSQDGVDALYRATTEEWDAIVLDLGLPKLNGLTVLKSIRDENINTPVIILSARDTLSQRVEGLNAGADDYLTKPFEMVELIARIRAQLRRASGNASPILKIGDLSLDTRSSKVLWQDQAVNLTALEYKVVAYFMHNPDKVISRTTLVEHIYKQDFDRDSNTVEVFIGRIRKKIAPNIIKTVRGLGYQLNS